Genomic DNA from Porites lutea chromosome 4, jaPorLute2.1, whole genome shotgun sequence:
AAGGTCGCTTACAAGAGATGCCGCTAAAAGGAGGTTCGGTTCTACTTATTTCGTTTGGAATTGGTTCCTCTCTTTGTGTGTGCTTTTAATTTTGAGAAGTGTGGGTAGGAATGGTGAAAATTAAAGGAGATCTAGCCCAAATTTCAATTggagaaatttttgaaatttttgagaaatttttgtgtgtgttgACGCCTGATTATAAATAAGGATGGTTCGGGAACACTTGTATGTCATGCATGGCCAGCGCTCATAGTCCTGGCAAAGAATAGATTGGCAGTgatttttattaataaaaaaagtacTATCTGCAGGAATATAATAGAACATCACTTAAGGTACGTCACCATTTGTGAACATCAGGGACAGTAAGTGAGCCATACTTATCAAACATGCTTTCTGTGCCCCTTGTAAATACTTGACCAGACAAAAACTTTTATCAAAGCATAAAGCAAAAGTACAGGTCATGCATAGCAATCTTCTTATGATGGCAACTTGGCATTCAGATCTCGTAGGCGTGTGGTCTTCGACAAGCTCCTAAGTATGAACTGGAACTTTCTGGCAAAATGTTATAATGGGATTTTTTTTACATCTCGTTTtcgcttttataaaaaaattcttagCGAGCAACTGTCATTGTAGTCATGATCACGTTCTCTAGAATTTACGATCGAGGCTAACAAGAATGGattgaaaaagaacaaaaaacacacacatAAGGAAAGTAACAATTAATACCTTACTCCCCTTTTCACTagttaagttattttttgaaaaaaaggaagtCAGTAGAACTGCCTGTTAACTATGCTGtctttttcttggaaaattgACCCGTACCGCGTGTCAATTGGCGGAGAATGCAGCGCGCACTTACAAAACAATATAATATGAAATATTATTGCATTCGATGCTCATGAAGGTGATTATCATGTACGGTTTCTTTCTGTGCAGACCTTCCCCCTCGAGTGGAAGACAGAAATGGGCTTCGCTACATCAACGACAAGATTATCAGGCCTCAGCGAGGACGCACCGTATTTTCGGCCAAACAACTGCACGAGCTGGAGAAAGTTTTTGTCAACGATCAGTACATTTCTGGCCAACAGAGAAGACGACTGTCCAGTCAGCTGGGATTGACAGAGACACAGGTTCGCGTCTGGTTCCAGAATCGGCGGATAAAGTGgaggaaacaaaaattagaacGAAAAGTAAAAGCGTGAACAGGAAATAGTTTAAGAATCAGCCTTGGCATCATTCCTAAAGGCGCCTTAATATTTTACAGTATGTTTCGGAGTAAGGATCATTTACTGATTAACAGCTGtgtcaaaataattttgtcCTCTGTTTTAActaaaaaagttcattttcaggtcaatttaaaaataacccTGCTAATTAAGAACTATTTAATATTTTTCAGAAATTATCATCAGACACAATGCTTAATGAAATAGTATATCAGGTTCAAGATTCACCGATTCGGATCAGTATCATCGACTTACTGTCTCTTGCCCGTTATATGTCAGTTGTGAAGCTGATAAGCAGGCAGTTAGTTTATGAGCTTTTTAGCATAATATTCGTCCTGCATACCTAGGGAAGAGAAACTAATTATAAGTTTTGAGAGCGGGGAAACTGCGATTGTCAGGATATTAGGCATGCCGATGATTGTGGGTATACGACGTCAACCGCCACCAGGCGAAGTGGGAGGGGCGAAACTTCGAAGTCACTAATTCCAAGTCTCAGAATTCCGTTGAAGTGGCCGAAAGCGTATAATTCTAAACCAGGGCCGGATGTATCATGCCGCTAGCGGTCCAGGCTCGAAACAGCGGATTCTGCCAATATTATACATGCATTGAGAATATAGCCTAAAGTTACTGTCTTTCGGCGGTATGCAGTAAGTAATAGgggaaatgttcaaaacaagTGCACATGACACAGCTTGGACCCACCACTCCACACAATTACTGTTAGTGTCTCGAGATCTATGATATCCCGTTTCCCATATCGTAATCATTTGCAcagcttttttttcttaccacAGTATAAGATTATCAATATTTGAAAGCCTCAGTGCAGCCTCAGTCCATCAGACAGAAGGTGTCTCAGTATATACGTCCTAGACACCCTGGCCTTTGTCAAGGTTAGACCTCGTCGCGTTTGCACTTGTTTTGATCACTTTCTTACTCACTGAAATTGACTTAGACGCGAGTGTGTCTGCCAAACCTTTTAACCGCTAGTTTATAATAAACCTATAAAATTGTCTGTATCATTGAGAAATCCAAGTCATGCTTTTATAGTGTGTAAGAGTTTTTTGCCTTGTATGAACGAATTATCTCTAGATTTCAGGCACCGCAATAATAAATGAACACTATTCAGGAAACCATCTGTGATCTTGTTGCATACTGACTCACTAAATTCAAGAACCCTGTGTAAGGTGATCAATGGGATAAAATTATGAGGATTGTCCTCAACAATCCCCGTTAAAAGAAGCTATTGATTTTACCCCGTAGAACACGTGAGGGAGTGGTGTAAAGACAAAAGCGAGGACTACATCTTAGGCCTTTCTCATCACCCATACCAGCGTTACTTAACAGGGAGGACTGGGGTTGAGTCAAGACCCTCATGTCTGCACACCGCCAAGGAACTCCTTACACTTTTGCTCATTTAACAAACTAAAATTTTTCTCGTTCTCTTTTAACACAATATTACGACTAAAAGAGCACTCTTTACATGCTCTTGAAAAAGAATTGACGGATACTGATGTCGTAGAACTATTTTGCAATTCTTTTAACTGTTACAATTCCTCCTCGGTAACAAATGGAAATAAATCTTATCGAATGACTTTAGTCTGAGCCATAATATAATCTTAAGagtctttttaaagttttcttcaatcgtaaaatacatgtagttaTGATCAATCTTTTTAACGGCTTCTTAGCTaattatttttctgatttagaTTTTTGGTCACAAACTTTAGCCTGACACCATCTTTACTGACATTTAGGCCGAACTAGCTGTCGAGCATGGTTTTCTGTAAAGCTGTTGGCGTCTTCTGTCTGCGTGGGCGCTACGGACCGAGTAATTGAATAAGTAATCCTGAGGGCTGGCACACGGTTTCGTTTATgtccttgaattttatttcaatttttcagGCTAATACCTCTATTGAGGTATAGGAGCCACCATCACGGTACAACGAGAATCCCGGCTTTTCCATCGGCAGGACCTTACTTGATCATGCTGCCTTGTAAATTAAAGGCTCTAACCACTGACATTTATCATGatagtcagtttttttttcaacataaACATCATGTAGTTGTCTTTTACATAGCCACGACTCATTCCTGCTCAAAAGGACCCTGAGGTTAGTGGGTTTGGCGGTTTTTAGCAGTCACAAGTAAAGACGAGAGTTGTCACTGAAATTTctattacaaaaaaaacactttaaatGCCCTCCCATTTTGCGGTGGTAGAACAAGAGGGGTATTTTATGtgactaattttttttatagccaaCTTTCCCCAGAATTTGGCCAGCAAGAACACACGTTTTATTTTAAAAGCCGGGCTATAGCTGCGAGTCTCATAATTTATTAATTACGAACTCAGACAACCTAAGGGTTGCTTTTCAATGCTATACAATGataatcttaatttaaaacaaaatgaattcatATGCGATCACACAAGACAGGTTTTAAATTTGCTGCGCTAGTCTGTAGGAAGTTAACTTAACTCTCTCAATAAAATAAACTATTATGCATTTAGTTGTCTTTTTCATCTCTCTACTAAAATAGAGGTGTTTGTGCTCACACATTTTAAATGCcttattaaaacaattaacaaGTAAACATAACGTCGAAATTATAGTCATTTTCGTTTTCAAAGAAAGCTAATTTGCATCCGTTGGAAATATGCTGACAACTTCTTAAAACGGGTACCCGTAGGTTTTAATAAGTTCAAGCGACTAAGAAAAATACCTGCAGAAAAGTCAGCGGATAAGAatgataaaataagaaattagAGCAGTGAATTGATTCAACTAGGGGAAAGTAACTACTATCGCGTGCTCGTTTTGTAATAAAGAGTACATTGTCTTTTTGACGGGTTTACACGTAATTTGGTGCTGGTTGCTAGACGATCTCGAAGATACGTGTAAAAACGCAGCATAAAGTTGACAAGAATGAAAAAGACAATGAACAATATTAAAACAGCTCATTTCGTCGTTGACACGATAAGAAGAATCACATTTCATCATGCAAAACGCGGAGACTCGGGCCTTAACTTTGAAGGTCGGAAAGAACGAGGAACTAGAGCCTTGCCGTTGCGAAGCCTGTTTTTCAAGAAGAGATCTAGATCAGTTTCGCAGTGTATGCTCAGTGCCTCGTCCCAGAGGACTGTACACCAATCCAAGAGATGCCAAACTTGGTTCATCGCAGATCCCAATCGCGTCGTATCCGCTAGTTGGGTATTCGGCTCCCTCTCGGACTTCCCTTTACCCAGCGCATTATAATCTGCACAGACCTGCAAGCTATTCAAGAACTTTTTACTTCCCGGCTGGCCCAGAGAGCCGAATTTACGATTTACCGAGAATGAAAGAAATGCCCCGCGAAGAAAGTACACCTCACGACACTCGTTTGGTTCAAGGCCAATTTCCACAAATGCGACTAAACTTGGAAACgtctaaacagggtatgtataAGTTTGAGATAAAAGCTCTCATTAAACAGTTCCAACATTACTTTGGAGGAGTTATAACATAAAGTTGGAACACAATCAGGATTGGATTAGAACTGTCGGACTACCTCTAACAGTGCAAGTGGTCACGATTTGTTTTAAAAGTCATGTCTTTTTATAACGCAAATGGATTTTGAAAGGTTGTCTTTGGTAACGAGATAAAATGATGCGAAAATAACAAACTATAAATTACAATCCAGCAGAGTAAGCACCAGATGATTATAACCTGTCGAGAGCAACCATCTTAATTAATCTGATATCATTGACAGACGGGAAAGGCTCGTTTTTTATGATGATATAGACGATTGTTAGGTTTGTGGCTCATATAGTAGGTATTTAAAGCTATTTACGACTGGCATTCTTCTGTAAATAGAGACCCCCGAATGAATCCGATCACATGCAAAGGTACAAGTAAGATTTGAGTGTGCGTACTGACTCCAAAGCAAATAAATGCTGACCAATATATATCTACCGGATAGTGCCTAAAGAATATGCAAACTTTTACCTTGTAAGACATTGAAACCATTGACCattgaaaactttgaaaaaaagccaaaaaaaaaaaaggattcgAAGGAGCATTGTTAATTGGAAAAAAGAAGGATAGACAAACTCAAAGTTAATAGAAAAAACTGTTGATTTTCactaaataataatattcacTCAAACAATTGTTGAGGTGTTGGTATAATTAAGGTCTTAAATTAGTTTAATCTGATTTTAAAAGGAGGCCATATGAACTTCGCAGTGTTTTGTTCCGTTTAAAGAACAGATGAAAATCACAACGTTTTGTTCATGAAAAGTCACCTTTGCAATCGGGAATAGATAACCGTAATTTTAActaattgttttaatttcaaTCACCCTTGAAAGTGAAATTGAAATGGAAATGGCTTTTCACATTCCTGAAAGAAATGATGGTTACTACGCTTACGtttataattttccattttcatttgTCATGGTCCTGTattaagagaaaataaagaaaaacactcAGGTCTCCTTATGTCGCTGACCCggtttttgaaaacgctctttaAGTTCTGTGTGCGTGTATTTGAGCTTTGTCGTCAGCAGAGAGAGTTAAGTACCTTTTTAttatacccatatacaacagttaaaaaatgcaaaaatactATCAAAGAAACCTGGGCACTCAATGATATATAAACGGTGCAGTGAGCTGATGGTTAGaagttattctttttttcatgAATGGTTAGAAAACTTGAGGACAATTTTATTACAAGTACGTAATAACGAGCAATTTGaggaaaaatgtcactttttacCGCCCTTTCGTATGGTCTTTGTTGCAAAGCAGGCGCACGTGCGCAAGATTATAGTAGATTTGTTtcgagggaaaagaaaaaaaaattacctacCGCATACAAAAGTAtatacttttatttgtaaaatatGTCTCACAGTATACTATGCGAATTATAAGACAACTGAGACGCGACTTTggaaaacattaatttatcTGTGAAAATTTAATCCAAATAAAAACGCAGATGTTCATAGCGACTCAAGTAGACGCACGTTTTCATACAATCACACGGAGCATTCATACGCCTCTTATTGGTTGAGCTAATCATCTGCTTTTAATCTATCCACTTCTTAGCTGCAGGATCAAGTGAAAAACCACGGCGCATGCGCACTGTGTTCACCCCTCAACAGCTTGACAGTCTGGAGCTACACTTTACGTGCCAGCAGTATGTCGGAGGAGCTCAGCGGTTGTACATCGCCAAGCAGTTGGGTCTTTCGGAAACTCAAGTGAAAGTGTGGTTCCAGAACCGAAGAATTAGGTGGCGAAAACAAGTGCTCAGCACTGCAGTGCCATCATCCCAGTCATAAATCAGCTAATGAAGTCGTTCTTTTTACAGTAGAAAGCAATCGTTTTGTATGTGCGTTACCAAAGTGACACCAGAATCAGATCAGAGATATATTAAAGATACGTGATATCCCAAGTAAAAATCCAGACTGAGAGTGGGTACTGGGGgtatgctcccccagaaaattttttaattaaggGCCTCGAAAATTTGCCGTTTTCAGCGCAAACTAATACGAAGGAAAATGCGtagttagttgtttattttaccaaTCCTTAGTGTTGTCGGTAAAGGTTggtttccactgtcgcgtaatttatCGTGCATACACTCGTAAATTTTACGCGAGAAAAATGTATCAGTCATCCcgatttaataataaaaaagggctttttcaggaaataaaaagtATCTATTTTTCCATGTTTCGGCTATACATGTATGCACGGGCGTATGTGCTTAGATGGACGCTACGCTCCTGGGAGTTTTAATTGCAGTTAATGCAGGTTTCCTGGTTTTGTCGGCTTATTTACACGGTTAAGTTAACAATATAAAATTGTATTTATAGCTTttcaacataaaaaattatatccttctcaaaatctcagccttgcCGAGTTTATTCTtatcatattcttaaaatttcgcaattcagcctcgatattcctATAAAGCATATTATCAGTAAAAATAGAGTGTAACTCAGTGGTTGCAAGAGCTACATGTCACCCGCTTGAAAGATTACATTTAAAAACGTGGCAAAGGTATTTTAGGTTTGCCGGTTTCAGATATATCTACATTGCCACGACATTTTCTATAGGCGAAATTATGACGTAACTGACCAAATAAACTTGTCTTTACGCAAAATTTCAATTGTTTAAGCCTTTGCTGTCTTTTCCTCATTATTATGATTCATTACTCGCAAAGTTTCAAGGTGTGTCTTTTACCATATCTAATTGAAATGGTAGGCGGTAGCGATTAAACTTTCTATAAGAAGTGGCTTCTGCATTCTCTTTGtcttttaccaaatttaaattgTTATTGACAGTAAAAAAAGGGTCCACaccttctttgttttgtacaaaAAGTAGACCCTACCTATTTCATGTATTTCGGTGCCTTACAAAGCGTTTTAATTAAAGGTCTTCGTTTTGTAGTTCGACCCTGCTTTTTCTACAAAACGAAGACCTTATCTAAAACATGTATTCTGCACCGAGTAAAAAGTAGCGAGCGATATCGTATATTTCGGGGCCCTACAAAGCGTTTTAGTAAGAGACTTCGTTTTGTAGTTAAACCCTACTTTTTCTACAAGAAGATGACCCTACCTGTTATGAGTAAGCTACGTCAGTTTACATGggtcttcttttccttttttggggggTCTTCTTTCTCGGGTCGTCGTTTTTGTCGTTTTTGGgtcttcacttttttttttagataccCCCGGCGTTTTACCTGGGTGACGATTAGCACGCTCCTCGTTCTCCATGTTCTACAATCTCTGGGCGAGAAATGACTACTCTTGCCCTCACCCCCCTTCCAAGACTCAATATGCCAGTTTCGAATTGTTTCGAGTTATTGAATCATGCTCAGCTCCGAGGATGGAGGGGAattgaacaaaaagaaacactgTTAGCATTTTTAAGTGAAACTCAACGGTAAGATACTGGGTACGAGGCAGTACGATACACTTTATGATTCATTACATGAAATGTCTTACAGTGAAGAGATTTTGTATAATTATGGCGGACACAGCTGACAAAAACGAAGCACGCATTTCTTGCTGCAAATGTTCCCTGGAATACCTCAGTGCTGCTTGTAACAGGACGCCGTTGTGTGTGGATTGGGGAAGGAACGGATGGGTGGCTTACGGTGCTTGTCATTCCATTGCTTTGTGGCTTCCAAAGGTTCGTTCTTCAAACACTGTACTAGTTTAGTTCGAGATGTCAATGAGCGAGAGTcgactaatattattttaattttccaccAAACTCAAAGGTCCACTGATGCATTTTTGGAATAAGATAACTAAGATGGATTGAGATAACCTGCCAGACATTCGCTGTAGTTGGTTAGCGGATTCTCAACAAGAGACGCTTTTGACTGTCGGCCGCAGTTGTTTATTGATGGTGGTCTGGTCTCACTTTTTCGCTCGATTATGACTCCgtttttcggcttgtttcgttCGGGACAATTGCCAATGTCACGTAGAAAACAAAGAGGAATGGAAAGTGAATTGTCAGAATCGTAACTGTCGCAAACTATTTTGCTTTTTCTGAGTATTTTTGTCGATGTTTAGGGAGAATTGAGTCATGTCACTTGTCGATTCTACCCCTTGGAAGTCCTGATTGAATGTTATTATCAGTTTTAGCCGTTGCAAAACCACGCTTTCTTTCTTTGATCGACCGTTTAACTAAAGACTTCGCTAAAAGGCAAGAGATAATACGTGACCGATTCGATTCATTTCATTCTGATTCAATTTCCGCAGTTCATgtgttatttcattattatacaTCATTCACAACTTATGATccgtttattttatagaattaaGACTTTAGTGGTGATCAGTCACTAGAACTTTAGTATAAACCGTTAGAACGTTAACGTAAACCGTTGGAGCGTTAGAGCGGACCGTTGGACCGTTAGGACAACCCGTTAGAGCGTTAAGAAAAACCGTTAGAAGGCCAGGGCCGAGCGTTAGAACGTTAGTACAAAGCGTTAGAATGACTTCAGAGCCGTTAGCAATCCGTTAAGTATCCGTTAGTTTTCTAACGTTTAACGGAAGgtcgttagtgtacgttttcccgtGGAGGGTCACATGTTTGTATGTTGTCTCCTTGTTCCACGTGCATTGATGGAGATGAACTCATTGCGTTAGTTTCTGCTCTAACTGTTACCTTAATATCCTTTAAAAATCAATTTCTCTTAGTTATCCTGTATTCAGACTTTACATATTGAGAAGGGCAGAACATTAATTTCGTCTGCGCAAATTCACAGctgttattattaaaatgataaacatctgcagggcccagttgttcgaaggccgattagcacttaacccggggttaaatgtaacccgggtttctttttcttgtgttcaaaagcattttctcggaaaattttctctgttgtttttagagcttccaattaccaacttgtagacaaaaagaattaaaactgaaatgctttttaagctttcaaatctgaattcaattcttgcactaaccctgggttatctcaacccagctttgaacagcTCCGCCctgtacagtgtacatgtgGCAAATCGTCCAAAAGTCATCTCGCCCAAAGTTATATCGTGCATAATTTAGTGAGCTATTAACAGTACACAGTGATGCAGTCACTGTTTTTCCAGGCTTATTCCATTTTCAGGGTCAAAGGACAGCATAGGTTCACGGCTATTAATTTTGTCTCAGGTGTCTGTGTGCAAATTAACTGTTTGGGCGAGATGTCTTGTGGGCGACTTACTTGCAAGACAGATTGCTATCTGCAGATAAGTCTTTAGTTGGTTTTAAATCACTGTTTTCATGGATAACAGTCAACTTTGTTCTTTCACTTTCTTTAGAGAGCCTTTCCACATGGGAGTGTAAAGTATATTCTAAATGGACATAAGGATAGGGTTAACTGTGTCAAGTGGATTCCTCATCCAGCGTTAGGTAAGATGTGTAATACCTAAAACATTATACCTCcaggttgtcactaagattttaatttgccgggtaaatacaacacaTGGGAgaggaatcaaacagctaggggttTCTTCTGGTTctaattttttcctgttttcccTTAAAAGTAgtcgggggaaatccccggcccctgCCTCTTAAGGACAGCCTGAGCCTCAAACTTGGATAAGTTAAGCCCATCCCCCCGCCAGCCAAGGTCTGGAAAGGGGGGTCCTTATATCCCCCATTCTCGCTCCTTCTTAATGAAAATCCTGCATCCTGCACTTTTTTTCATCGCTTTCCCGAATCCCCTTTTTTCTGCTTAAGTTCAAAAAGTCTAATTTCTGCAAAAACTAGTAAATGTTAGATGTAGATTGGCCCTTTTGTTGATTGATATTTTTAGTTATACCTCAGTATGACAAAGCAGAGgcgaaaaaaaggaagaagcgACAAGGGAGAGAGGAAGGGTTCTTCCCCCTCATTCCTTAACCTCACTCCGTAGCTgtttttttcctgctcacttttcTTTGCACCTCCGTgctatctgaatgcctggagCAGGCTATTCTGGTGCTAGGTAGAAGACTCCTCTGTGACCACAATGAAGGACATCAAAACTTTTACCATCTGGCTCAAGGGAGCAGAGTTGAGATCATTCTTAAATTTAACTGACCGAACACTTTCTTCAATAGTtacaataaaatgtaaaatgctTGGGCAATTACTGGTATGCGAGAACCATGAGCACAGTTCCCTGCCATGCAGTTCAATGTGTTGGTTCATCTGTTGATTACTTGACAGCCAAGGTCATTTTATAGTAATTGCTTTGATAGGAGACACCACTGAACACTTGCCTGGTTGATTCGCATTTGCCGCTATTTAAACTGTCTTATGATTTCCTGAATTCCTGACAGACAAGCAAaaaaatcccgcatcccgtgcCTAAATTTTGGTAAATCCCGCTGCGTGGGTAGCAGTCAAATCCCATTTGCTGTCAAGATATTTTGCCTTCTCCTGAACCCCGCATAatattttggtcaaattccaGATCCCAGAAATACCCTTCCAGATCCTGACCAGCTCGCACTAGCCAAGATTTTGTGTGGGAAATTTatatcaaccttgttcccaaGCTGCTTTCTCACTTTCCTAGAAGTCTGGTAACAAAGTAATGTTGCACAGGTTTCTCTTAAAGTTTAAAGTAGACAGCTAGGATGTACATGTAAAAATAATTGGCTTGGTAACTGAGTGCTGTAGCTAGGCAATTTCAGGCTTTCAGGCTCTCACTTTACCCTAAATGAAGTAGGCATTTCCAGGCCAGCTACAGTGTATTTCCCCAAAAAGTGGATGGCTCAAACCTTTAAGTAGCCGGTTTTTAGCCAGTTGCTGccacttaatgagaaccctgatTGCCGATGATGTCACCTTTAATAGGATATTTTTGGTGTCATTCAATTTAAAGTCTACAAACTACAGTCTGGCATCTTCAGTCTGGCATCTTCAGTCTGCAGTTTGCAGATGTCATACACTGGATTGGCACCCACCCTTCCAGTAATCAACTTTCCATCACCTGTcttgatgttacaggtgatACATCTGTAGTATCAGTTCATCAAAGAAGAGGTTTCAcactgattttaattttttttgagatcACTGCAATGAACTCAAGGTAATGATCTTTCTCACAccctcatttttgtttttttttcaatttcagatgATGAATATGAGTTAGTTTCAGGTTCAACAGATAAAACGGTGATTGTTTGGCAGAGGAAAACTACTGAAGACTATCAAGTATGCAGAGTGTAtccaataatatattttttttattttagatcagttcattgatttttttaaatgactttttattggatatgtacatgtatgtaggGAAATGCTAATATTATCAGCAAGCAGGCACTTGTACGTACACTGCTCTCTGGACTAGAGAACAATCCATCATACATATACACCAACATGATCAATGTCATCATCTGAAACTTTTACAGTCTTATGAAATGTACAGAATACCACTAAAAATGGTATACACAATCATGTATTTTTCGTAGTTGACACTCATGAACATGTGTGtatgtgttacaggtcaaaattaaattcaggttaaaattttttaactaaggttgattctcaattttttttttatcttctagccttaattcatgaataattagggctaggagacaaagggaaTTGAAAATCAATAGAGagatttaattttgacctgtaacatatgcaTCCTATTAATCAAGTATAAAGATTACACTGGGAGAATATTGGCCCAAGGTCTTGAAATActgtacatttacatgtataacGTACCGAGCTAATATTCTGAGTAA
This window encodes:
- the LOC140934786 gene encoding uncharacterized protein codes for the protein MQNAETRALTLKVGKNEELEPCRCEACFSRRDLDQFRSVCSVPRPRGLYTNPRDAKLGSSQIPIASYPLVGYSAPSRTSLYPAHYNLHRPASYSRTFYFPAGPESRIYDLPRMKEMPREESTPHDTRLVQGQFPQMRLNLETSKQAAGSSEKPRRMRTVFTPQQLDSLELHFTCQQYVGGAQRLYIAKQLGLSETQVKVWFQNRRIRWRKQVLSTAVPSSQS